CAAGATCAATGTGCAGCTTCAGGAAAGTCAGGCGTTGTTGCGGGGTCATACCCCACTCTGCTGTACGCCAGTATCCTTGCACCAACTCAGAAAGTTCTGGGCCTTGTGGCGCTGTCGTTACTCTTGCAACCATGGGTTGTCTCCTTTATCAATACTGCACGTATCCTAAGCTCGTTTTACCGAAGGCTCAACGTATAACAAATAGCAAAGGTAAACGCGTACTAAAAATGTGAGAGCCACAGAAAAACGAACACTTAAATGAATAATAGCTTGCTGTCTGCCCGTCAACCGTTCTCCTGAAAGGCTTGTTTACTCTGATGAATGACGAAACCATCTATAAATTTGAGCAATTAGAGACGATTTAGTTCAACCGTTAACTTGTCACCATCACTATGTAACTGAACCCAAGGAGCTGAAGAACGAGATGATGAAGAAGAATTAGGTACATTCCATACACTCACTTGCTCAGAGGAATGATGTGGTGAGTTGATGAATTTGACGAGTTGTTTATCTACCTTGTCGTAACCAACTCCCTCACGCTTCGCTTGTTCGAGTTGAGCGACCACATCAAACTCATCTTCCCCAATACGAATAGAACTGAGAGCAAAGCCATCTTGGCGAAGGTATACCTGAAGCTTTGTGTAACTTAGGTTCGAATAAGGCAGGTTTAAGCGAACCACCTCGACGCTTGAGTCAGCCAACTCCAGTTCAACATAAACATCCAAATCGTAATATTGAGTGAGGTCACTGCACAACAGAGTGCCTTCAACTTCGCCACAATCCATGAGTTCGATATCGTTAATATAGTTTTGAGAACTCGGTGGAATTGGGCTGATATTGAATACCGTTCGCAACCACCAGCTTTCACTCGCTTGCGCAGAGAATGAAAAGGCATTGAGAGCCAATAACAAAGGAAGGATTAAGATATGAAGAGTTCTCATTAGTTGTGCTTATTTCGTGCGGTATCAATCACCTATTATACGTGACCAATCCACAAACAACCGCTTAAGCCACAAATTTTAGGCGAAAAAAACGGGCATACATGCCCGCTAGATAAATTCTATCGCCAAATAACGTACCCTTTACGATACATCACGATATTTGAATCACTTATACCCACCTTCAATAGCTGGTTCTTCAAGGGATAGCCTTACTTTATTACGTTGAATTGCTTCTGGCGGCAAACTGATAAAACCGTATTGGTTCAACACGCCTTGATGATCTTCCGACAAAGTCAGCCCAACAAAGAACTTCTCTTGTTCCGTAAAGCCTTTGCGATGCGCTGGAATATTTAGGTACATATAGTAAACCGTTGCCAATGGGTAACGACCTGAGAGAATCGTTTCCTTGTTTAGGTCGTAGTTCACCCCTAGATTATCAACAACGCTGAGCCATTTCACATCAGAGATTTGATCCGAGTAAACGGTGTAACCAATCGCGGCATCTTCGTCCTCAATCTTACTAATCAGATCCGGCAGATCCGCTAAGAATTGAGTATTCGCATATTCGCCATCAGCTCCACACTCGACCCAACTTGAAAAGGTGGTATGGCCTTGCAGATTGTGGTCGATGGCGAAGGGCAACATGTGTGTGTCTAGGCTTTCTCCATCACTAGTGTCGCTACTTGGCGTCCATTTAGGATGCTTAGGGTCACTTGAACAACCAAACACATCTATAAGTTCAGCAACACTAATGGATGTGGCTGGGTTATTTTCATTCGCCAGAATCGCTATTACGTCCGCGGTAAACATCAGCTCTGTCGGCCTGTAGCCGTAGCGCATGTCGAACCTAGCCATCTCTTTGTCAGTCCACTTTTTGGAAGTAATACCAACACGTGAGCGTTGCATGATCATCTGCTCAGGGACACTGTCACTCAACAAAATTTCTAAGTCGATCTCTTTGCTCTCAAGCAAATCTTTAATAAGCCCTTCCATGTTCGGTTCAATCGCGACCAAACCAATATCACTCACGTCATTCGCTAACGTTGATACAGAAAAAAATGCAGGTACAGCAGCAAGCAATAAACCCGATTTATTAGATAGACGTTTCATTACTGGCCTCCTACTGGATCAATTGATGTCTTAGATTCAACATCACTATTGCTGTCGAGCTGCATCTCTGAGGTAAAGATATTCCAAGATGGATTTACTTCCATACTCTCTGTTTTTAACACCGCAATGGTTCTACGTTTACGCTTGTGAAGATGCTGAGTTAAGCTGGTTATCTGAGTAAATTCTTGTTCGAAGATTCGCTCCCCATCGATACCTCTGTCAATCAGAGCATCTCGAATCACGCCAGTCCTTTTCTTGGCAAGTGCTTTGTTATAAACGTTAGTACCTTCTGAACTCGTATCACCAACTAAGGTCACTGATGCATCTGGCTGTTCACCCAGTAAACGCACTAACTCGTTGAGAACGGCCGTGTGTTCAGGTTTTAGAACGTATTTATCGAAATCAAATGCCACGCTTAAGACTTCAACATCTTCGACAATTTTCCAGTTTGCACACCCTTTAATGTCTACTGTCACACCTTCTGGTGTATCAGCACAAAGATCTCGTTGGTTAATCACACCGTCACGATCATCATCCGCGAGATCATCAATTTGATGGCGAGTCATCGTCGTATCGGGCGTTTCTGCACAACCCATTAGCAAGATAGAACTCAGTAGCGCTAGTTTAAAATATCTCATTACTTGTTCTCCCCTTGCCATTCTTCTGGGTGTTCAACCCTTAATGCGTAGGTCAACATGCCCATCGCGTTCAATACGCGGTATGCCGCTAACGTTTGATCGTATTCAGTGCTGATGAAGTTTCTTCGAGCCAAGAACACTTCCACTTTTGCATCGAGCACATCCAACAAGCTTCGTCTGCCAACATTAAATTGTTGAATATAACCAAGCTCTGCGATTTTGGCTGCATCCACGTTCTGTTGAAGAAGGGACTTCTGTTGTTCAAGCATCTTGTAGGCATTCCAAGCGAGCTGAGTGCCCTCTTTAACCTCACGCTCCGTTCTTAATCTGATCGCCCTTGCTTCTTCAACTCGCCAAGCCGATGATTCCACGCGAGAGTCAGTAGAGAAGCCATTAAACAAGTCGTAATCCATCGTTAACATGATACGCGCATCTTCATCGACACCACCCGGTGGGTTAGATACGTTGTCATTCTTGTTAGCATGAAGCTCTAGTTTAAGCTCTGGGTAGTAATCTCCCTTCTCACGGCGCATCTCTTTACGAGCCGCATCGATATCAAGCAAAGAGGCTTGGATTTCAGGATGGTTCTCGACAGCCTGTTCAAGCGCGACCTGTGCTGAGCTTGGTAACAAAGCATAATCAAAACGTGGATAAACCAAGTTCACAGCAGGCTTGCCTACTAAGCGTAGGTACTGAGTTTGTAAATCAAACAGGTTGTTTTGAGCTGCGATTAATGAAGATTGCGCCGTTGCAACACGGGCAGAGATCTGAGCCAGATCCGAGTTACTACTCAAACCTTTACTCTTTTTATCTTGGATATCTTGGTAGATCTCTTGGTGTTCTTTTACGTTACGCTTAGACAGTTCAAGTAACGTCTCTGCCTTGAGAATATCGAGATAGTTTCTCACCACGTCTAACGAAACGTTTTCAGCTCGCGAAATCAGAGTTAGACGCTCAGCTTCCGCTTCGAAGGTTAATCGGTCGACATTCGACGTCGTTTTAAAACCATCGAACAGTAACTGGGAAACTTTAACGCCAATTTCCGTTCTCGTTAGGCCTCTATCATCGGTGTCGAGTTTGCTGCCACTGTTGTAGCGTGTCTCTTCATAGCCTGCCGCTGCGTACAAGTTCACTTGTGGCATATACAAACCACTCGCCGCGTCTCCGTCTCTTACCACCGATTGATATCGGGAGTACTGCGCCAATATCTCTGGGCTATAGTCGATGGCAAAGGCCACGGACTCTTCTAATGACGCTGCTTGAGACAGTCCACTCATTAGTAAGCAAGAAGAGAGTAAGAATTTTGAATGCATTACACTTCCTTTTATATTTATGCTCAACGCACTTCATCGTTCGCGAAGTGAGTTTTCCTTAGCTCGTAAAATAGGTTTTAACCAATAACTCAATACTGTTTTTTCTCCGGTCAATATATCAACCGCGACTTGCATCCCTGGGATAATGCTAAAAGCAGAGTTTTGTTGCTGGTCTTCGTTTAACTGAATATGGGCGCGATAATAGGCGTTGCCGTCTTCCGTTTGTAAGGCGTCGGCACTGACATAAATCACCTCGCCTTTAAGTCCGCCATAAATGACAAAATCATAGGCCGTGAATTTGACTGTTGCACCCAGTCCCGTGTGAACAAACGCGATATCTTGCGGAGAGATTCTCGCTTCAACAATCAGATCACTGTTGGATGGGATGATCTCAATGATCGGTTCGCCGGGACGAACTACACCACCAATGGTACGCACAAAGACCTCTTTAACTGTTCCGTCAACTGGCGCTAAGATTTGTGTTCGCTTCAGTTGGTCGGCGATCGCCTGTTGGCTTTCATTCAATTGCGCTATTTTGCTGGCAACTTCGTTCAGTTGGCCTTGTACTTTGGCACGAAAATCTAGCGCGATGCTGCGGTGGTCGGCTATCGATTCTGAGTAAGCCGCTATCTGTTTCTGAGCCGCCACTTTCGAACTGGCAATATCACCTTTCAGTTTAACCACATCACGGTTCAGTTTCAGCAACTCGACCTCAGCTACCGCACCGCTCGCCACTACGTCTTTCAACATGTTGCGCTCTCGAATCACGATATCTAGGCTGCTCTCTAAAGTCTGAATATTATTGAGCGTATCGACACGTGCTTGATCTTGCTGCTCGATGCGAAGTGCCGCCTCTTCCAGTTCAGACTTTAACTGTCCTAAACGCTCTCGATAGTTCGCCTTAGCATTCATTAACGCTGGATGGCTT
The Vibrio cyclitrophicus DNA segment above includes these coding regions:
- a CDS encoding PstS family phosphate ABC transporter substrate-binding protein translates to MKRLSNKSGLLLAAVPAFFSVSTLANDVSDIGLVAIEPNMEGLIKDLLESKEIDLEILLSDSVPEQMIMQRSRVGITSKKWTDKEMARFDMRYGYRPTELMFTADVIAILANENNPATSISVAELIDVFGCSSDPKHPKWTPSSDTSDGESLDTHMLPFAIDHNLQGHTTFSSWVECGADGEYANTQFLADLPDLISKIEDEDAAIGYTVYSDQISDVKWLSVVDNLGVNYDLNKETILSGRYPLATVYYMYLNIPAHRKGFTEQEKFFVGLTLSEDHQGVLNQYGFISLPPEAIQRNKVRLSLEEPAIEGGYK
- a CDS encoding OmpA family protein; translation: MRYFKLALLSSILLMGCAETPDTTMTRHQIDDLADDDRDGVINQRDLCADTPEGVTVDIKGCANWKIVEDVEVLSVAFDFDKYVLKPEHTAVLNELVRLLGEQPDASVTLVGDTSSEGTNVYNKALAKKRTGVIRDALIDRGIDGERIFEQEFTQITSLTQHLHKRKRRTIAVLKTESMEVNPSWNIFTSEMQLDSNSDVESKTSIDPVGGQ
- a CDS encoding TolC family outer membrane protein, giving the protein MHSKFLLSSCLLMSGLSQAASLEESVAFAIDYSPEILAQYSRYQSVVRDGDAASGLYMPQVNLYAAAGYEETRYNSGSKLDTDDRGLTRTEIGVKVSQLLFDGFKTTSNVDRLTFEAEAERLTLISRAENVSLDVVRNYLDILKAETLLELSKRNVKEHQEIYQDIQDKKSKGLSSNSDLAQISARVATAQSSLIAAQNNLFDLQTQYLRLVGKPAVNLVYPRFDYALLPSSAQVALEQAVENHPEIQASLLDIDAARKEMRREKGDYYPELKLELHANKNDNVSNPPGGVDEDARIMLTMDYDLFNGFSTDSRVESSAWRVEEARAIRLRTEREVKEGTQLAWNAYKMLEQQKSLLQQNVDAAKIAELGYIQQFNVGRRSLLDVLDAKVEVFLARRNFISTEYDQTLAAYRVLNAMGMLTYALRVEHPEEWQGENK
- a CDS encoding HlyD family type I secretion periplasmic adaptor subunit; translation: MSNDIQWTNNHLAFRSRKLIWLSALLIVSIIGWATWATLEEVVIGEGKVVPSLSVQTIQSLEGGLVQEIMVRQGQSVVKGQPLAKLEDTRFKAAFLESAQQADTLLAQQLRLKAELATVVLNNDAKEWFERVVLVPQDIVVDVSSHPALMNAKANYRERLGQLKSELEEAALRIEQQDQARVDTLNNIQTLESSLDIVIRERNMLKDVVASGAVAEVELLKLNRDVVKLKGDIASSKVAAQKQIAAYSESIADHRSIALDFRAKVQGQLNEVASKIAQLNESQQAIADQLKRTQILAPVDGTVKEVFVRTIGGVVRPGEPIIEIIPSNSDLIVEARISPQDIAFVHTGLGATVKFTAYDFVIYGGLKGEVIYVSADALQTEDGNAYYRAHIQLNEDQQQNSAFSIIPGMQVAVDILTGEKTVLSYWLKPILRAKENSLRER